One region of Candidatus Poribacteria bacterium genomic DNA includes:
- a CDS encoding mandelate racemase/muconate lactonizing enzyme family protein, translated as MKITDVKTYDLRYPLLEPFANSRGWTGTRSAVVVEICTDAGITGWGEGVSIPSTSAVETHLIGQSPFETERIWEAMRGNIGALSGIDIALWDIMGKALDMPIYQLLGGAFRLKIPAYASGLFKKDKPDITQTLMDEAKGYVDAGFPAVKMKIGFGEAYDVKNVAAVRRAIGDDTLFAVDANCGYDVGTAIDVGQKILDYDLFWYEEPITSDDVAGYREIRNALKVRIAGGEMLMGRWAFRDLLQKRGLDIVQPDVSIAGGFTECRKIAAMASANYVRVLPHMWGGSIRLAATLHWQATLPDAPQALNAIPSLLEFDMTENRLRTALAQQPINAIDGYVNVPQAPGLGIEIDRDVLEKYA; from the coding sequence ATGAAAATCACCGACGTTAAAACTTACGACTTACGCTACCCGCTCCTTGAACCCTTCGCGAATTCGCGCGGTTGGACGGGGACGCGGTCTGCCGTTGTGGTCGAAATTTGCACGGATGCCGGAATTACGGGTTGGGGTGAAGGTGTAAGTATCCCGTCCACCTCAGCGGTTGAAACACATCTGATTGGACAATCGCCCTTTGAAACGGAACGGATTTGGGAAGCGATGCGCGGCAACATCGGTGCCTTGAGCGGGATTGACATCGCCCTATGGGACATCATGGGCAAAGCACTCGATATGCCGATCTACCAACTCCTCGGTGGTGCGTTCCGATTGAAAATTCCGGCTTACGCAAGCGGACTTTTCAAGAAAGACAAACCCGACATAACCCAAACGTTGATGGATGAAGCGAAAGGCTATGTTGATGCAGGATTCCCCGCTGTCAAGATGAAGATCGGTTTCGGTGAGGCGTACGATGTGAAAAACGTCGCTGCAGTTCGACGCGCCATTGGTGACGATACCCTCTTCGCTGTTGATGCTAATTGTGGCTATGATGTCGGCACGGCAATTGACGTTGGGCAAAAGATATTAGACTACGACCTCTTTTGGTATGAAGAACCGATTACCAGTGACGATGTCGCAGGCTATCGGGAAATCCGAAACGCACTGAAGGTGAGAATTGCTGGTGGTGAGATGCTGATGGGACGTTGGGCGTTCCGCGACCTATTACAGAAACGCGGGTTGGATATTGTGCAACCGGATGTGAGCATCGCAGGCGGTTTCACGGAATGCCGAAAGATCGCCGCTATGGCGAGTGCAAATTACGTTCGAGTGCTACCGCACATGTGGGGTGGCAGCATTCGTCTCGCAGCAACCCTGCACTGGCAAGCCACCCTTCCAGACGCACCGCAGGCACTCAACGCGATCCCCTCACTCTTGGAGTTTGATATGACCGAAAACCGTCTCCGTACGGCACTGGCACAGCAACCGATAAACGCTATTGATGGCTATGTCAATGTCCCACAAGCACCCGGACTCGGAATTGAAATCGACCGAGATGTATTGGAAAAGTATGCATAA